The sequence GAAACCGGTCCACCGCCGGATCGTTCACGCCATGAGCGAGATGGGGCTGAGGCCCAATACCTCGTTCAAGAAATGCGCCCGCATCGTCGGCGATGTGATCGGTAAGTTTCACCCGCACGGCGACCAGTCCGTGTATGATGCGCTGGTGCGTCTGGCGCAGGATTTCTCGCAGCGCTACCCGATCGTCGACGGCCAGGGTAACTTCGGCAATATCGACGGCGACAATGCGGCTGCCTATCGTTACACCGAAGCGAAGATGACCGAGGTTGCGGCCCTCCTGCTCGAGGGCATCGATCAGGACGCCGTCGACTTTCGTCCGACCTACAACGAGGAAGACCAGGAGCCGGTCGTGCTTCCCGGCGCCTTCCCGAACCTTCTCGCTAACGGTGCCTCCGGCATCGCCGTCGGCATGGCGACGTCCATTCCGCCGCACAATGCGCATGAGCTTTGTGATGCGGCCCTCTATCTCATCCGCCATCCGGATGCGACGGTTGAGGATCTGCTGTTCGACCCCGCCAATCCGCAACGGGGCGGCATCGAAGGACCGGACTTTCCGACCGGCGGCGTGATCGTCGAAAGCCGCGCCAGCATGCTCGAATCCTACCGGACGGGCCGCGGCGGCTTCCGCGTCCGCGCCCGCTGGGTTGCAGAGGATCTGGGCCGCGGCGGATACCAGATCGTCGTCACCGAAATTCCCTACCAGGTTCAGAAATCACGGCTGATCGAGAAGATCGCCGAACTGCTCATCGCGCGAAAGCTGCCGCTGCTTGAGGACGTCCGGGACGAGTCGGCTGAAGATGTGCGCCTGGTGCTGGTGCCGAAGAGCCGCTCCGTCGACGCCAATATCCTCATGGAATCGCTCTTCAAGCTGACCGAGCTCGAAAGCCGCTTTCCGCTCAACCTGAACGTTCTCTCGATGGGGCGCGTACCGCGCGTCATGGCGCTGAACGAGGTGCTGACGGAGTGGCTGGCGCATCGCCGCGAGGTGCTGCAGCGGCGCTCGCGCCACAGACTAGCGGCGATCGACCGCCGGCTGGAGATTCTCGGTGGCTACCTCGTTGCCTATCTCAACATCGACGAAGTCATACGGATTATTCGCGAAGAGGACGAGCCGAAGGTTGTGCTGATGGAGCGGTTCACGCTCACCGACCTCCAGGCCGAGTCGATTCTGAACATGCGCCTGCGCTCGTTGCGCAAGCTTGAAGAATTCGAAATCCGTACCGAGTTCGACGCTCTGTCGAAGGAAAAGTCAGAGATTGAGGCACTGCTCGCGTCCGACGAGAAACAATGGCAGGCGGTCGCCTGGGAAATCGGCGAGGTCAAAAAGAAATTCGCCAAGGCAACCGAAATCGGCAAACGCCGCAGCACCTTCTCGGACGCACCCGAGGCCGATGTCGAAGCAATCCAGCAGGCGATGATCGAGAAAGAGCCGATCACCGTCGTCATCTCCGAAAAAGGCTGGATCCGCGCCCTCAAGGGTCACATCTCGGATACGTCATCGCTCCAGTTCAAAGAAGGCGATGCGCTGAAGGTGGCGTTCCCGGCACAGACGACGGACAAGATTCTCGTCTTTACGACCGGCGGCAAGGTCTACACGCTCGGCGGTGACAAGTTGCCGGGGGGGCGCGGGCACGGAGAACCCTTGCGCATCATGGTCGATATGGAAAACGACCAGGACGTGCTGACTGCCATGGTGCACGATCCGGCGCGAAGGCTCATCATCTCGTCGGCGGCCGGCAACGGCTTCGTCGTCACCGAAAGCGACATTGTTGCCAATACCCGCAAGGGCAAGCAAGTGATGAATGTCGGCATGCCGGATGAGGCAAAACTCGTCGTTACCGTCAGGGGCGATCATGTCGCGATCGTCGGCGAGAACCGCAAGTTGCTCGTTTTCCCCCTGTCGCAGATTCCGGAAATGGCACGTGGCAAGGGCGTCCGTCTTCAGCGCTACAAGGATGGCGGCGTTTCCGACATCCGCTGCTTCGCCATTGCGGAGGGCCTCACTTGGGAAGACAGCGCCGGTCGCGTCTTCACCAAGGCCAAGGACGAACTGATCGAGTGGTTTGGCGATCGCGCTGCCGCTGGCCGAGCCGTGCCGAAGGGCTTCCCGCGGAGTGGCAAGTTCAGCGGCTGATTTCCGAGACTCGGCGCTTGCGAGCCTGAACCGTTCGTGGATCAATGTCCGTCCGCGGCGCTGCGCGTTTTCCGGACGCGCAATGTCGCCGTAACTCTTTGATCTACTGCATAATTCCATAAATTGGCCTCGATTTGAGGAATTATTCGGTAGAGAGAGGAACGCGATGACCTTGGCTCTAGACGATACATTGCTGGCGCTTGCGGATCCAACGCGCCGCCGCATATTCGAAGTCCTGTTTGCCGGTGAGACACCCGCCGCGGAGATTGCCGCAGCCGTCGGTATTCAGCGGGACGTCCTTTCCAAGCACATGGCTATTCTGGAAACTGCGGGACTGATCACCCGGCGGCGGCAGGACGACGGCGAACTGATCTCGGCCAATCCCGCGCCGCTTGAGATTGCGGCGGAGTGGATCAACACCAACCGGGAACTCTGGGCGATGCGTTCGCAGATGCCGGAGCTTTCGCAGGATGGCGGACCGGGCGGCCAGCAATAATCTGCCGATGCAGCCTGCTCATCCGGTAAACGGCAGTTCGGCGCACGGAACCTGCGTCTTTGCAGCCTTGCTGCGCATCTGCCAGAGCGAATGACCGATCAAGGCGAAGATCAGGATGGCGCCGCCGAGGAGCGTCTGACCCGTCGGCGTTTCGGAAAAGACGATCCATACCCAGATCGGCGCGAGGATCGTCTCGAGCAGATAGAACATGCCGACTTCCGGCGCGGAAAGATATCGTGGCCCCGTCGCCAGGCAAAAGAAGGCGAGGGGTATCATCACCAGACCGTTGAAGAGAATGTAACCGGGTTCGGCAATGGCGATGCCGCCCGACGGTATCAGCATGAACGCGGCGATGGCAGGGAAGATTGCCGTCGCGAGCGGCACCAGCGCCATGTCCCGGCCGCTCGCGCGGCTGATCGTTATGGCGCTCGCAAGCAGGAAGGCCGAGCAGGCGGCCATGGCGTCGCCGAAGACGTGTCCGCTCTCGAGCCCGTCCTGCACGATCACGCCGACGCCCAAAACCATGATCGCCATCGTGAGCAGGGTGGCATTGGAAGGACGCTCCCTAAGGAAGATCCAGGAAAGCATCGCCGCGAACATCGACGTAAACGCAAGGACGAAGACGACGTTCGCCGTCGATGTATTGAACACGGCAAGCAGGAAGGTAAACGAATTGATGCCGTAGAACAGGCCGGCGATCAGGCCTGCCTTGCCGGGGATCAGCGCGACACGGCGGCCGAGTATTCTATTGATCACCAGCCAGGCAGCGAGTGCGATGAGGAAGGTCGAGAGGCTGCGGACTGCGAGTATCGACCACACTTCACCGTTTGCCGAACGGATCAGCGGAATGTCGAAGGAGAGGGCAAGGCCGCCGAGGCCGGTGATGGCAAGACCGCGCCGATGTCGGGCGGCGTCAGGGGAGAGGCTCAATTTTCAATCCGTGGTAGTCGCCGTTTCGGTGGATGGGTCCGGCCCAACATAGCGCTCCCAACCGCGTGCCATAAGGTGCTCCTGCGGCAAAAACTTTGTCTTATACCCCATTTTTCGCGATCCCTTGACCCAATAGCCAAGATAGACATGGGGCAGGCCGCGCTCCTTCGCCCGGCGGATGTGGTCGAGAATCATGAAGGTGCCGAGCGACCGCTCCGCCAAAGCGGGGTCGAAGAACGAGTAGACCATCGATAGGCCATCGCCCATGCGGTCGGTCAGCGCCGTTGCGATCAACGGGCCTCTCGCTTTCTCGTTGATGCCGTCGCCCTCGACCCGCAAGCGATATTCGATGATCTTCGTGTGCACATGGGTATCCTCGACCATCATCGCATAGTCGAGCACCGACATGTCGGACATACCGCCCTTCTGATGGCGGCGATCCAGGTAGCGCCGGAAGAGGTTGTACTGTTCGCTCGATGGTTCGGCGGGATATTCGGCGGAGATCACGTCGCGGTTGGCCGCGAGCACGCGGCGCATCGAGCGCGTCGGCGAGAATTCGTTGGCGAGGATGCGCACGGAAACGCAGGCCCGACAGGTTTCACAGGCGGGCCGATAGGCGATGTTTTGCGAGCGGCGGAAGCCGCCCTGCGTCAGGAGGTCGTTGAGCTCGGGTGCGCGCTCGCCCACCATGTGGGTAAAGACCTTCCGTTCCATCTCGTTCGGCAGATATGGGCAGGCTGCCGGCGCAGTCAGGTAGAACTGTGGAGACGGTGTGGTCTGGGTATTCATCGAGCGTGGGGGCCACTCTTTGCGTGGTTACTCATCATAATAGCATGGCCGAAGAATGAAAAACGTCAACACACTCGTTCAGAGCGGGACGAGGAAATGCAAGTGTTTTCCGCCTGCATCCGGCATCTCGATCTTAGAGCCGATCATTCCGCACGGAAACGGCGCCGCGGCCTCAGTACATATCACGCCGAACGGTGACCGTGCCGATCAGAAGGTCGTGTAATAGCCGGCCTCGATCGGTGAAGAGGCCGATCAGCAGGATAAGCGGCGTCAACAGTGCGTTGCCGATCCAGAAGATTGCCAGATGAACGACCGCCGTCAGAAAATCCATCGGTCGACCGTCGGTGCGCGCTATCGCCACGCCCATGATTCTCATTCCCGGTGAGGCCTGCTCCCTACCGCCGACAGTCAGCCCGAAATAGAGCATCGCCACCAGTGCGAAAAGGACGGGATAGAGGAGGAAACCGAGGCCAAGCGTCAGAATACCCAGAAAGAAGACGACGACTGCCGCCGGGATCCAGAGCAGCGCGATGATCAGATAGTCGATGATGAAGGCAAACACCCGGCGCGATAGCACACCTTGGTAAGCTCGCCAGTCCTGGCTTGGAAGTCGGAGTTCTTCATCGTGCATGCTCATGCGCGTGCCTCATACTGTTGTCGGTGAGATATGGGGAGCGAATTCGGCAAAACAATGCGCCGGCCGCAGGCGGTCCTGCCCGCGGATTTCACCGTTTCGCCAGGATTCGCGCCACTTCCACCGCGAAATAGCTCAGGATCCCGTCGCATCCCGCCCGTTTGAAGGCGAGCAGCGTCTCGAGCATCACCCGCTCGCCGTCGATCCAGCCATTGGCGGCAGCGGCCTTGACCTGGGCGTATTCGCCTGAAACCTGATAGGCGAAAACCGGCAGGCCGAAGGCTTCTTTCATTCGCCAGCAGATGTCGAGATAGGGAAGGCCGGGCTTCACCATCAGCATGTCGGCGCCTTCCTCGACGTCGAGTGCGGCATCGCGGATTGCCTCGGTGCCGTTGGCCGGGTCGATGTAATAGGTCTTCTTGTCACCCTTGAGCAGACCGCCGGTGCCGATCGCCTCACGATAGGGGCCGTAGAAGGCGGATGCGAATTTCGTCGCATAGGACATGATGCCGACATTCTGGTGGCCGGCGGCGTCAAGCGCCTCCCGGATCGCGCCGATCCGTCCGTCCATCATTTCGGAGGGGGCGATGATGTCGGATCCGGCATCCGCTTGCGTCACTGCGGCCCTGGCGACCACCTCCACCGTCTCGTCGTTGACGATCTCGCCGTCGCGCAGGATGCCGTCATGGCCGTGGCTCGTGAACGGATCGAGGGCGACGTCGGTAATGACGCCGATATTCGGAACGGCCTTTTTGATCGCGCGCGTCGCCTGATTGATCAAATTGTCGGCGGCCAGGCTGTTCGACCCGGTCTCGTCGCGAAGCGTCATCTCGATGTTGGGAAAGGTGGCGATCGCCGGAATGCCGAGATCGGCCGCCTCTTTGACCACTTCGACCGCCTTGTCGATGCTCATGCGGTTGACACCGGGCATCGCGTCGATCGGCTGGACGACGCCGCTGCCGGGCACGATGAAGATCGGCCAGATCAAGTCGTCGACCGTCAGCCGGTTCTCCTGCACCAGCCGCCGCGTCCAGTCTGCCTTGCGGTTGCGGCGCATGCGGCGGTGGCCCGTGATCCTGTCCACAAGATTTGTCCTATCGCTCATCGCGCCGCATCCTTCTTTTCATATGTCCTTCAGAAGGCGGTTTATCACGTGCCTCCGCGGGTTGAAAACTGCGTTGCTTGCCGCCAGCCTGCGGCATTTCTTCCCCGCGCGAGTATGCTCCCTTGAGTGTACCCGTCCTTCGTGCTGGTGGATCGCCGGTGCTCAGCCTATGTTGCCACCCATGCTTCACGATTCTGCTCATGTGCCGAAACCATCGCTGACCGAGGTCCTCTTCGGCTGGTTCCTTCGCTTGGTCTCCGCATCCTGTTTCTGGTTCGCGCTCGGTTATTGGGCCATGTTGATCGGCTTTTCCCACGGCGGCGCTGGCCGTTTCGACCTCCTGCCGCCAGAGTGGCGCGCCGCTGCGACGGCGCTTGCGGTCGTCTATCCGGTCGCTGCGATCGGATTGTGGCTTCTGGTCTCCTGGGGGCCGGTCGTCTGGGTCGTCGCCGCCGGGATCGAGGTCGCCATGTACGAGTTTTATCCCGCCATCATCGGCTCTAGGCCGCTGCTCTTGGTGTTGCACGGAGCCGTCGCCATCACCTTCGTGCTCTTCCGCGCGGCGCTTTTCTATCAACGGCTACGCCAGGCGCGGAAGGTAAGGGTTGATTCACCCTGAGACAGACTCGGTGGATGGTAAGTTCATGTTAAGGCTGCGGTTTAAGTAGAATTTTATACGTATTCGATAGTGTCTCACTCAAGGCGGGAAGACAAACAGACACCGCCAAACAAAACAGTGAGGCAACCAAATGAACACGAAAATGAAGCCGCAGGCAGTTGCGCCCCGAGACCCGCAGGAAGAAACGATCCGTGGTCTCTACATGGAATCCCTTCACCTCGTCGAGCGTCTGCATCGCCGTCTGCTCGACGTCATCAAGGATGAGTTCGACCGTCAAGGCCGCAGCGACGTCAATGCCGTCCAGGCACTGCTGCTCTTCAACATCGGCAACTCGGAACTTACCGCCGGCGAACTTCGCTCCCGCGGTTACTATCTGGGCTCGAACGTTTCCTATAACGTCAAGAAACTCGTCGATCTCGGGCTCATCAACCACCAGCGCTCCCGCATCGATCGCCGCTCGGTTCGCATCAGCCTGACGGAAGAAGGGCAGGAGATCGCCGAGACCGTCGCCAAGCTTTACGAGCGCCACATCGGCTCGATCCAGAAGGTCGGCGGGATCGGCTCCGACGAATTCACGCAGATGAACAAGCTCCTGCAGCGCCTCGACCGCTTCTGGAACGATCAGATCCTCTATCGCCTCTGATCGAGGCCGTACATCTACCTCTGGTTTCAAGGGTCGGCTGCAATCCCTGCGTGTCCGGCCTTTGCCGTCTTCGCTCGACGCGGTTGTTGCCGAAAATCCGCGGACGAGACTGGGCATTGCCGCGCTGCGGGTCCGCCGGCTCTCCCGAGACACGAATTGGCCATATTGCTATGACAGCGACGCTTGGATCGGCAGGTGTGTTCTTGCGCTTGTGAGGTGATTCGTTTGGTCCTCCCATCTGCCGGCAATTGGCTCTCGCTCGCAGGATCGTGAAAGCAATGTGAGAGGCGGGTGGCACGCGGGTTTACGTTTGTTAACCACGTTCGTGCTAGGGCTCGGGCAGCGCGTTTCGGCGCATTGAAATGGTAGGGACTATGTCGAAGAAGAACGGAATGGATGCTTTCTCGCGCCGTGGATTTCTGCGCTCGGCTGCAACCCTCGGTGCCGCAGCGTGGGCAGGCGCCGCCAGTGCTCAGGATGCACTGAACGAGATCATCAATTCGCCGCGCCGCGGCTCCTGGGACGATCAGTTCGATGCCAAGGCGTCGCGGACGGCAACGGCGGTCCTTTCGAATACGCCGGTCTTCGGTCCCCAAACGATCGGCCATGTACAACAGGCGATCTTCGACTACCAGCAGATCGTTGCTTCCGGCGGCTGGCCGACGGTCACGCCTCCGAGCACCGTGAGGCTGGAACTCGGCGTCAACGATCCTGCCGTCCAGCAATTGCGTCAGCGCCTGATGGTCTCCGGCGACTTGCCGCGGTCCGCCGGAATTTCCTCTGCGTTCGATTCCTATGTAGACGGCGCGGTCAAGCGCTTCCAGGCCCGCCACGGCCTCCCGTCGGACGGCGTGATCGGCGAATATACGTTGAAGGCTCTGAACGTCGACGCCACGACCCGGCTTGCGCAGCTTGAAACCAACCTGGTGCGCCTTCAGTCGATGTCCGGCGATCTCGGCCGGCGCTACGTGATGGTCAACATTCCTGCCGCCTATATCGAGGCGGTGGAAAATGGCCGCGTCGTGCTGCGACACACCGCCATCGTCGGCAAGATCGACCGGCAGTCGCCGAT is a genomic window of Sinorhizobium numidicum containing:
- the parC gene encoding DNA topoisomerase IV subunit A, with product MGQSLLPPSGGDDNIQPVDLKAALEERYLAYALSTIMHRALPDVRDGLKPVHRRIVHAMSEMGLRPNTSFKKCARIVGDVIGKFHPHGDQSVYDALVRLAQDFSQRYPIVDGQGNFGNIDGDNAAAYRYTEAKMTEVAALLLEGIDQDAVDFRPTYNEEDQEPVVLPGAFPNLLANGASGIAVGMATSIPPHNAHELCDAALYLIRHPDATVEDLLFDPANPQRGGIEGPDFPTGGVIVESRASMLESYRTGRGGFRVRARWVAEDLGRGGYQIVVTEIPYQVQKSRLIEKIAELLIARKLPLLEDVRDESAEDVRLVLVPKSRSVDANILMESLFKLTELESRFPLNLNVLSMGRVPRVMALNEVLTEWLAHRREVLQRRSRHRLAAIDRRLEILGGYLVAYLNIDEVIRIIREEDEPKVVLMERFTLTDLQAESILNMRLRSLRKLEEFEIRTEFDALSKEKSEIEALLASDEKQWQAVAWEIGEVKKKFAKATEIGKRRSTFSDAPEADVEAIQQAMIEKEPITVVISEKGWIRALKGHISDTSSLQFKEGDALKVAFPAQTTDKILVFTTGGKVYTLGGDKLPGGRGHGEPLRIMVDMENDQDVLTAMVHDPARRLIISSAAGNGFVVTESDIVANTRKGKQVMNVGMPDEAKLVVTVRGDHVAIVGENRKLLVFPLSQIPEMARGKGVRLQRYKDGGVSDIRCFAIAEGLTWEDSAGRVFTKAKDELIEWFGDRAAAGRAVPKGFPRSGKFSG
- a CDS encoding ArsR/SmtB family transcription factor, which produces MTLALDDTLLALADPTRRRIFEVLFAGETPAAEIAAAVGIQRDVLSKHMAILETAGLITRRRQDDGELISANPAPLEIAAEWINTNRELWAMRSQMPELSQDGGPGGQQ
- a CDS encoding DMT family transporter translates to MSLSPDAARHRRGLAITGLGGLALSFDIPLIRSANGEVWSILAVRSLSTFLIALAAWLVINRILGRRVALIPGKAGLIAGLFYGINSFTFLLAVFNTSTANVVFVLAFTSMFAAMLSWIFLRERPSNATLLTMAIMVLGVGVIVQDGLESGHVFGDAMAACSAFLLASAITISRASGRDMALVPLATAIFPAIAAFMLIPSGGIAIAEPGYILFNGLVMIPLAFFCLATGPRYLSAPEVGMFYLLETILAPIWVWIVFSETPTGQTLLGGAILIFALIGHSLWQMRSKAAKTQVPCAELPFTG
- a CDS encoding arginyltransferase, which gives rise to MNTQTTPSPQFYLTAPAACPYLPNEMERKVFTHMVGERAPELNDLLTQGGFRRSQNIAYRPACETCRACVSVRILANEFSPTRSMRRVLAANRDVISAEYPAEPSSEQYNLFRRYLDRRHQKGGMSDMSVLDYAMMVEDTHVHTKIIEYRLRVEGDGINEKARGPLIATALTDRMGDGLSMVYSFFDPALAERSLGTFMILDHIRRAKERGLPHVYLGYWVKGSRKMGYKTKFLPQEHLMARGWERYVGPDPSTETATTTD
- a CDS encoding RDD family protein, with amino-acid sequence MSMHDEELRLPSQDWRAYQGVLSRRVFAFIIDYLIIALLWIPAAVVVFFLGILTLGLGFLLYPVLFALVAMLYFGLTVGGREQASPGMRIMGVAIARTDGRPMDFLTAVVHLAIFWIGNALLTPLILLIGLFTDRGRLLHDLLIGTVTVRRDMY
- the hemB gene encoding porphobilinogen synthase, translated to MSDRTNLVDRITGHRRMRRNRKADWTRRLVQENRLTVDDLIWPIFIVPGSGVVQPIDAMPGVNRMSIDKAVEVVKEAADLGIPAIATFPNIEMTLRDETGSNSLAADNLINQATRAIKKAVPNIGVITDVALDPFTSHGHDGILRDGEIVNDETVEVVARAAVTQADAGSDIIAPSEMMDGRIGAIREALDAAGHQNVGIMSYATKFASAFYGPYREAIGTGGLLKGDKKTYYIDPANGTEAIRDAALDVEEGADMLMVKPGLPYLDICWRMKEAFGLPVFAYQVSGEYAQVKAAAANGWIDGERVMLETLLAFKRAGCDGILSYFAVEVARILAKR
- a CDS encoding DUF6163 family protein, encoding MLHDSAHVPKPSLTEVLFGWFLRLVSASCFWFALGYWAMLIGFSHGGAGRFDLLPPEWRAAATALAVVYPVAAIGLWLLVSWGPVVWVVAAGIEVAMYEFYPAIIGSRPLLLVLHGAVAITFVLFRAALFYQRLRQARKVRVDSP
- the ldtR gene encoding transcriptional regulator LdtR; the protein is MNTKMKPQAVAPRDPQEETIRGLYMESLHLVERLHRRLLDVIKDEFDRQGRSDVNAVQALLLFNIGNSELTAGELRSRGYYLGSNVSYNVKKLVDLGLINHQRSRIDRRSVRISLTEEGQEIAETVAKLYERHIGSIQKVGGIGSDEFTQMNKLLQRLDRFWNDQILYRL
- a CDS encoding L,D-transpeptidase family protein produces the protein MSKKNGMDAFSRRGFLRSAATLGAAAWAGAASAQDALNEIINSPRRGSWDDQFDAKASRTATAVLSNTPVFGPQTIGHVQQAIFDYQQIVASGGWPTVTPPSTVRLELGVNDPAVQQLRQRLMVSGDLPRSAGISSAFDSYVDGAVKRFQARHGLPSDGVIGEYTLKALNVDATTRLAQLETNLVRLQSMSGDLGRRYVMVNIPAAYIEAVENGRVVLRHTAIVGKIDRQSPILNSKIYEVILNPYWTAPRSIIQKDIMPLMRKDPTYLERNAIRLFDGGGNEVSPETVDWNAEKAPNLMFRQDPGKINAMSSTKINFHNEHQVYMHDTPQQGLFNKLMRFESSGCVRVQNVRDLSTWLLKETPGWSRQQIEGTIKAGVNTPIKLAEEVPVYFTYITAWSAKDRVVQFRDDIYQRDGAAELALQTTTGIEQSSGPIDADALPQ